In Ochrobactrum vermis, the following proteins share a genomic window:
- a CDS encoding HutD/Ves family protein, which translates to MAVTLLKAENHRRMPWKNGGGVTVEIAVHPQGASVDDFDWRISMASVANDGPFSVFPGIDRTLSVLEGDGIVLDVEGQKSTLTRQSAPLAFAADSHSAARLIGSAITDLNVMTRRGRFAHRVQRLPVGGTTLTQANGDPTLLFCAEGQIDLISAGKAMKLAKLDCAVLTNCDALPLELKGKGDAYLISISAI; encoded by the coding sequence ATGGCCGTCACTCTTCTCAAGGCCGAAAATCATCGCCGCATGCCGTGGAAAAACGGCGGCGGCGTGACGGTCGAGATCGCCGTCCACCCGCAAGGCGCATCTGTCGATGATTTCGACTGGCGCATCTCCATGGCGAGCGTCGCAAATGACGGCCCGTTTTCGGTCTTCCCCGGCATCGACCGCACCTTGTCGGTGCTGGAGGGCGATGGCATCGTGCTCGATGTCGAAGGCCAGAAAAGCACCCTCACCCGTCAAAGCGCGCCCTTGGCCTTTGCCGCAGACAGCCATTCGGCTGCACGCCTGATCGGCTCTGCCATCACAGACCTCAATGTCATGACCCGGCGCGGGCGTTTTGCTCATAGGGTCCAGCGCCTACCCGTCGGCGGCACCACACTGACGCAGGCCAACGGCGATCCGACGCTTCTTTTCTGTGCCGAAGGTCAGATCGATCTCATATCTGCCGGAAAGGCCATGAAACTTGCGAAACTTGATTGCGCGGTTTTAACGAACTGCGACGCCTTGCCTCTTGAACTAAAGGGGAAGGGAGACGCCTACCTGATCTCGATTAGCGCAATCTGA
- a CDS encoding ABC transporter substrate-binding protein, with protein sequence MKKTLLAGAAIAAFTFVSAAHAETAVSLGFSGWTGFAPLTLAKEAGIFKKNGLDVTLTKIPQASRHLALASGDIQCAATTVETWIVWNAAGVKSKQIFQMDKSYGADGIAVRADVNSFADLKGKTVAASAPGTSPYFFLAFMLAKNGMTTKDVKVVNMEPGPAAQAFVAGQNDAAMTYEPYLSTVRAAPDKGKILATTLEYPAVMDTVGCTPDFLEKNPDAAKALATSYFEALEMIAADPAKSYEIMGKDVKQSGEQFGQSAAYLRWQDKAANQKFFEKEFKEFSTEAADLLLQAGVIKSKPNLDDIVDTSFIK encoded by the coding sequence ATGAAGAAAACATTGCTTGCCGGGGCAGCAATAGCAGCTTTCACTTTTGTGTCTGCCGCGCACGCTGAAACAGCCGTTTCGCTCGGCTTTTCCGGCTGGACCGGCTTCGCACCGCTGACGCTGGCCAAGGAAGCCGGAATTTTCAAGAAGAACGGCCTCGATGTCACGCTGACCAAGATTCCGCAGGCAAGCCGTCATCTAGCGCTGGCTTCCGGTGACATCCAGTGCGCAGCAACCACGGTCGAGACGTGGATTGTCTGGAACGCGGCGGGTGTTAAATCCAAACAGATTTTCCAGATGGATAAATCTTACGGCGCCGACGGCATTGCAGTGCGTGCCGACGTAAACTCCTTCGCCGATCTGAAAGGCAAGACGGTTGCCGCTTCGGCACCGGGCACATCGCCTTACTTCTTTCTCGCCTTCATGCTTGCCAAGAACGGCATGACCACCAAGGACGTCAAGGTTGTCAACATGGAGCCGGGACCGGCAGCACAGGCTTTCGTGGCTGGCCAGAATGACGCCGCCATGACCTATGAGCCTTATCTGTCCACCGTGCGCGCAGCACCCGACAAGGGCAAGATTCTCGCCACCACGCTCGAATATCCAGCTGTCATGGACACGGTCGGCTGCACACCGGACTTCCTCGAAAAGAACCCGGATGCTGCAAAGGCGCTTGCCACCAGCTATTTCGAAGCGCTTGAAATGATCGCTGCGGACCCGGCCAAATCCTACGAAATCATGGGCAAGGATGTGAAGCAGTCGGGCGAACAATTCGGCCAATCGGCAGCCTATCTGCGCTGGCAGGACAAAGCAGCAAATCAGAAGTTCTTCGAGAAGGAATTCAAGGAATTCTCGACTGAAGCTGCCGATCTCCTGCTGCAGGCAGGTGTTATCAAATCGAAGCCCAATCTCGATGATATCGTCGATACGAGCTTTATCAAGTAA